The DNA sequence AGAAAACGGCCTTGTAATCATCAACAGTGACAGAGATCTTTTAACTGATGATGATAAAAAAACATTGAGTGATTTGAATGTAAAAGTGCTTACAAAAGACTTTACTCAGTTTGCTATTGATATGGCGGGAACTGAACTTGCAACAAACATGGCAATGCTGGGAGCTCTTTTTGGAGCTTTGGGCACTGTAAGCAAGCCGGCTATTGAAGAGGGAATCAAAGACAGATTCCTGAAAAAATATACGGCTTCCGGCGGTACGGCTACACTTGACTCGGTTATTGAGAAAAAGTTCAAGAAAAAGAAAGAACTTATTCAAAAAAATCTCAATACTGCTTCAGCAGCATTTGACTTGACAGTTGATTGGTGTAAAGAAGTCGGATTTGAACAGATTTTAGAATCTCCAAGAAAATAGTCATAATGTAACTACTGTTATTCAACACAGTAGTTACTTTTTCCAAAATATACTATAATACTCCAGAACAATTTGTTCTATACAAACATAACTCCATATCATTAAAGGAAGATCCCATCATACAGTCATTTATAATTACAGGATTTTTAGGTGTTGGTAAAACTACCATGCTTACAAATACTGTCAAAAAATATTTTAAAGATAAGAAAATAGCAATAGTTGTCAATGAATTTGGTGATGTAGGAGTTGACAGTAAGATTCTTACAAATGTACACAGTGAGGTGCTTGAAATTTCCGAAGGGTGTATTTGCTGCAAATTAGCCCAGGAATTTGAAAGCGGTGTTACTGAAATTATCAGCAAATACAGTCCTGACATAATTTTTGTAGAAACCTCCGGTGCATCAGAACCTTTTCCGATTTTCCTCTCTTTGCAGAACCTCGGTATATCAATAGAGGGCATTATATGTGTTGTCGATGCAAAAAACTTTGATACATACAAAGAGAACTCTACCGCAAAGTACCAGTTGGGCGGTTCAAATATTATCATACTCAATAAAGTCGATTTGGTAACACCTGCACAGCTTGAAGAAGTAAAAAAAGAGGTTATACAGATTAAAGAAGAGTATAACATTAAAAACAATCTCACAGGAGAGACGGTATTTAATAACTATATAATTCATTATGCCCAGCAGGGTCTGGTAAACAAAGAGGTATTTGAAGGCGTTTATAAAATAGATGAAGTCATCGGCCTGGCAAAAGACTACAAGCATCTTGATCATACCGGCAAAGACTCTATCACCCAAAAAGTAGCCTATCTCAAAGACAATGTAACATTTAATGATATAGACCAGCTCCTCAGTGCCCTTCCAAAGAGTATCTACAGGACAAAAGGTATTTTAAAAGTGACTGATGTCGCCAATCCTATATTTATCAATTATTCCTTTGGTGATGCCAGCTATGAAGAGTTACCGGAGTATAAAGAAAAATCACTCTTAATCTTTATCGGTGAGAGCATAGAAGATGATATAAAACTACTCAGTCAAAAATTTCCTTTTTTAGTTCTTCCCCAATTCAGTATAAATAAGTAATTTATACTGTGTAAATTCTACACACCTTTCTCTATGCTCTCTCTCCAAACTCCCTGCAGATACTAAAATTCCAATAGCGTCTACAGGGGAAATAGGCGAAAAAGTTACAGAATTTTTCCAAAAAATTAATCTTAATAAATTAAATAATTTTTTTATGTTTACTTTAAGAATAATAGTAAAGAGAAATTATATCCTCTGTATCCTCCTATATGAGGATCTCTGTTTTCCCTGCTTATTTGGAATCCTTATCTTATAAATAATAATATAAAATGCTAATAATAATAATTCGCAAATTCAACTAGATGAAGGAAGATAGTCTTAAGATTAAAATATAGTTACTAAGCTTAACTGCGTGTTAGGGCATTTCGATGTAATTTATCGAAACTTTTTCGTATTCGTACTAAATAAGGAGGTAACAATGTTAAAAAAAGTAACAGAAGGTCCGGCTGGGTATATGCCTCAATCGGCACCATATATGGGAGTTGAACTTGCACCTGAAGGGCAGGCTTTGCTTTATGGAAATAAAGTAAGTGAAGAAGAGGCTATGAGAGATGCAGCAAGAGCATTGCTGACTCGAGATAACCCGACAATTTTCCCTGGTCCACAAGTATTATGGGACTGGAAAGATGATGTAGCTGCAAAAGCAGAAGCGCTTTTAGAGCTGGCGTCTGAAATTCCAAACTGTAAAATTATTCCAATGCCGGATTACAGACCAAAGTATCCAAAAATCGATGTGAAGGCGGAGATTAATCCTAATCACCCTAACCTGACGATTTTGGATAACAAGATCAAAGCGTGTGTTTTTGTCGGTGTACACTGTCACTATGCAAATCTTACTCTTAGAATGATACGTGCAGGTACTGACTGCTACACTGTAGCATTATGTGCCTATATGGGTCATGAAGAGGCTATGGCATCAATCAGAGACCTTCATGCAGACGATATTCACAAATTTAAAGAAATTGTGATTGAAGAAAGAAACAAACTAGGCATTGAGTGGGAAACTACTTTACCACCTGAAAATCCATCTTTACCTAAAGAAGATTTGACTACATTATCACCTGCTGATTATGGTGAGTACAGAAGTCTCATCATGACAAGAAAAGGTGAACATGTTACTGAAGTTGAATAAAGGAGATAATCAATGAGTCCAAATCCAGAAAAAAAATTAGAAAAAACATTAGTAGATATTAACTATCTGTTAAAAGAAGCTCCGAGAGAAAAGCACTTTATCACAGGTGCGCAGGCAATGGCAGAAGCTGTTAAAAGAGCAAGTGTTGATATGGCAATCGCCTACCCTATTACACCACAGTCAGAGGTAATGCACCTTGTAGGTGACATATATGCGCAAGGCCACATTAAAGAGTACTACAGAGCTGAAGAAGAGCTTGGTACCATGTCTGCTATTGCAGGT is a window from the Sulfurimonas hydrogeniphila genome containing:
- a CDS encoding carbon monoxide dehydrogenase beta subunit family protein; the encoded protein is MLKKVTEGPAGYMPQSAPYMGVELAPEGQALLYGNKVSEEEAMRDAARALLTRDNPTIFPGPQVLWDWKDDVAAKAEALLELASEIPNCKIIPMPDYRPKYPKIDVKAEINPNHPNLTILDNKIKACVFVGVHCHYANLTLRMIRAGTDCYTVALCAYMGHEEAMASIRDLHADDIHKFKEIVIEERNKLGIEWETTLPPENPSLPKEDLTTLSPADYGEYRSLIMTRKGEHVTEVE
- a CDS encoding 2-oxoacid:acceptor oxidoreductase family protein, whose protein sequence is MAKDSIKIRMPGLGGQGAVTAAHIAATAADTEGYYAVSNPFFGAEKRMAPSESYARIGTVPIYDRGEVIYPDIIMIFHPQVITMGKSYTMPFYAGIKENGLVIINSDRDLLTDDDKKTLSDLNVKVLTKDFTQFAIDMAGTELATNMAMLGALFGALGTVSKPAIEEGIKDRFLKKYTASGGTATLDSVIEKKFKKKKELIQKNLNTASAAFDLTVDWCKEVGFEQILESPRK
- a CDS encoding GTP-binding protein translates to MLTNTVKKYFKDKKIAIVVNEFGDVGVDSKILTNVHSEVLEISEGCICCKLAQEFESGVTEIISKYSPDIIFVETSGASEPFPIFLSLQNLGISIEGIICVVDAKNFDTYKENSTAKYQLGGSNIIILNKVDLVTPAQLEEVKKEVIQIKEEYNIKNNLTGETVFNNYIIHYAQQGLVNKEVFEGVYKIDEVIGLAKDYKHLDHTGKDSITQKVAYLKDNVTFNDIDQLLSALPKSIYRTKGILKVTDVANPIFINYSFGDASYEELPEYKEKSLLIFIGESIEDDIKLLSQKFPFLVLPQFSINK